In Ensifer adhaerens, a single window of DNA contains:
- a CDS encoding SIS domain-containing protein, whose product MSQSYLDEIAEQPAAIRKLAQLVTPDLIEKVQAIRAAIDRGDVQHVILTGMGGSLYSAYGTWLRLSQSLPVPVSLWDTSELIQQTPALLRSGAMVIAISQSGESVELCRMTELDAGVSVKVAITNPRDNTLSCWATLSMATEVGPEQTVSTKTYTAGLAALYILERILTGHADALAEEIATLAGAVDALLASLPAKLDEMLAFLGHDAPLTFVGRGASFASAAMAALVTAEAAKAPTQALSGGQFRHGPLELVREGFRSVMFLGGPGATLDLNLRTVADITRLGGGCLVIAPTNAAAEPSSHGLVLPLPTVAEGLLPVLEILPIQLLMVPMALARGFEPAKFLNGSKITVIE is encoded by the coding sequence GTGTCCCAATCCTATCTCGACGAAATCGCCGAACAGCCGGCCGCAATCCGCAAGCTGGCTCAGCTTGTAACGCCTGACCTCATCGAGAAGGTTCAGGCCATCCGTGCCGCGATCGATCGGGGCGACGTGCAGCACGTCATCCTTACGGGCATGGGCGGATCTCTGTACAGCGCCTATGGCACCTGGCTGCGGCTCAGCCAGTCGCTACCGGTTCCCGTGTCGCTTTGGGATACGTCCGAGCTAATCCAGCAGACGCCCGCCCTTTTGCGCTCCGGTGCGATGGTCATCGCCATCTCTCAGTCGGGTGAAAGCGTCGAGCTGTGCCGCATGACGGAATTGGACGCCGGTGTGAGCGTCAAGGTCGCAATTACCAATCCGCGTGACAACACGCTTTCGTGTTGGGCCACCCTATCGATGGCAACCGAGGTCGGCCCCGAGCAGACCGTTTCGACCAAGACCTATACCGCTGGGCTTGCGGCCCTCTACATCCTTGAGCGCATTCTGACCGGTCACGCCGATGCGCTCGCCGAAGAGATTGCGACGCTCGCCGGCGCCGTCGATGCACTCCTTGCCTCCCTGCCCGCAAAACTCGACGAGATGCTGGCCTTCCTCGGCCACGACGCTCCGCTGACCTTCGTCGGCCGCGGTGCAAGCTTTGCCAGTGCTGCAATGGCAGCCCTGGTCACCGCGGAAGCGGCAAAGGCACCGACGCAGGCGCTATCCGGGGGCCAATTTCGCCATGGCCCGCTGGAACTGGTCCGCGAGGGTTTCCGTAGCGTGATGTTCCTCGGTGGCCCGGGTGCGACACTCGATCTCAACTTGAGGACTGTGGCCGATATCACCCGCCTCGGAGGCGGCTGCCTTGTCATCGCCCCCACGAACGCGGCAGCGGAACCCTCCAGTCACGGTCTGGTCCTGCCTCTTCCGACCGTTGCCGAAGGATTGCTCCCCGTATTGGAAATACTTCCCATTCAGCTGTTGATGGTCCCCATGGCCCTTGCCCGAGGCTTTGAGCCCGCAAAGTTCCTCAACGGCTCGAAGATCACTGTGATCGAATAG
- a CDS encoding LysR family transcriptional regulator, translating into MELRQLSFFVAVAEELHFNRAAARMCIAQPALSAHIQALEKELGVRLLERSTRRVELTRAGAVFYDRAVRIIGDVGLSMDVARSVAGKAARTIKIGTVYPATIGVLPAFLSRIGRKFPDVALHVTSGSTSDIIRGLENGQINLGFIRPVENIGSLRFFSIAHERYLLAVEKTSTLALRSEVDIEDLRLEKIIAFSRQNPSYSERYFSEMFETHGLTGNIAYSCDDTFSLVSLVSAGLGIGFAPEWTKDLPNRNFELRPVRGVDLKIGLGVAWNREDPTASRDDIIDIARSLARPGR; encoded by the coding sequence ATGGAACTACGCCAACTGTCTTTTTTCGTCGCCGTGGCCGAAGAGCTGCATTTCAACCGTGCGGCCGCGCGGATGTGCATCGCGCAGCCGGCGCTGAGTGCGCACATCCAGGCGCTGGAGAAGGAGCTCGGCGTCCGGCTGCTCGAGCGATCGACGCGCCGGGTCGAGCTGACGCGGGCAGGGGCGGTATTCTACGATCGGGCGGTCCGGATCATTGGCGATGTAGGACTGTCGATGGATGTGGCGCGGTCTGTTGCCGGCAAGGCGGCGCGCACGATCAAGATCGGAACCGTCTATCCGGCGACCATAGGCGTGCTGCCGGCGTTTCTTTCGCGCATCGGCCGGAAGTTTCCCGACGTCGCCCTGCATGTGACGAGCGGCTCGACCAGCGACATCATCCGCGGACTAGAGAATGGCCAGATCAATCTCGGCTTCATCCGTCCGGTCGAAAACATCGGATCCTTGCGCTTCTTCTCGATCGCGCATGAGCGCTATCTGCTGGCGGTCGAAAAGACGAGCACGCTCGCACTTCGAAGCGAGGTTGACATCGAGGACCTTCGCTTAGAGAAGATCATCGCCTTTTCCCGTCAGAACCCTTCCTATTCCGAGCGCTATTTCTCCGAGATGTTCGAGACCCATGGGCTGACCGGCAACATCGCCTATAGCTGCGACGATACCTTTTCGCTGGTGTCTCTGGTCTCCGCCGGCCTTGGTATCGGATTTGCCCCGGAATGGACGAAGGATCTGCCGAACCGCAACTTCGAGCTTCGGCCCGTGCGCGGCGTTGATCTGAAGATCGGGCTTGGGGTTGCGTGGAATAGAGAGGATCCGACGGCATCACGGGACGACATCATCGACATTGCCCGGTCGCTGGCGCGGCCGGGCAGGTGA
- a CDS encoding choline dehydrogenase, whose amino-acid sequence MPTATKEFDYVIVGAGSAGCVLANRLSADPAISVCLIEAGPSDRSIFIQMPAALTFPIESDRYNWKFESEPESELHGRSIGQARGRGLGGSSSINGMVFVRGARQDYDGWRDLGVEGWDFDDCLPYFKKLESFEGGRDPMRGGAGPISVVRSKADHPLYRTFLAAGQEFGLRDADDYNSGAQDGVHITQATIRDGVRCSTSLGYLTPAKNRANLTVMTGCLVEKILLEGRAAVGVTLVERGERRTIRAARETILSAGTVGSPHLLMLSGVGDREALKEHGISSTAHLPGVGGDLQDHVVAPLRFTSPGGVSIRRQLNMAGRLKLGIEWLLFKRGLGATNFFEVGAFFKSSDTIDYFNMQHEFLPFLADFQSGKVTISDGFQYFVSQMRPHSRGRITLRSADAAAKPSIRFNYLTDRRDTLEMVDGIRKTLEMAHQPAWGRYRGQAVDTPDIKASDAEIEAWLRTVANTEHHPTSTCRMGSDDFAVTDSTGRVHGLEKLRIVDGSILPRVPSANINAPIIMAAEKIAATMTRH is encoded by the coding sequence TGCCTCATTGAGGCCGGCCCGAGCGACCGCAGCATCTTCATCCAGATGCCGGCCGCACTGACCTTCCCGATCGAAAGCGACCGCTACAACTGGAAATTCGAGAGCGAGCCCGAGTCGGAACTTCATGGCCGCAGCATCGGCCAGGCGCGTGGACGCGGCCTTGGCGGTAGCTCCTCGATCAACGGCATGGTTTTCGTGCGCGGAGCAAGGCAGGACTACGACGGTTGGCGTGACCTCGGTGTCGAGGGTTGGGACTTTGACGACTGCCTTCCCTATTTCAAGAAACTAGAAAGCTTCGAGGGCGGCCGCGACCCGATGCGCGGCGGCGCCGGCCCGATCAGCGTCGTTCGCAGCAAGGCCGACCACCCGCTCTACCGCACCTTCCTTGCGGCCGGCCAAGAATTCGGTCTGCGCGACGCCGACGACTATAACAGCGGCGCGCAGGATGGCGTGCACATCACCCAGGCGACCATCCGCGATGGCGTCCGCTGCAGCACCAGTCTCGGCTACCTGACGCCGGCGAAGAACCGGGCAAACCTCACCGTGATGACCGGCTGCCTCGTTGAAAAGATCCTGCTTGAGGGCCGCGCGGCGGTTGGCGTCACGCTCGTTGAGCGCGGCGAGCGCCGAACGATCCGCGCAGCGCGCGAAACCATCCTGTCGGCCGGCACGGTCGGTTCGCCGCATCTGCTGATGCTTTCAGGCGTCGGCGACCGGGAAGCACTGAAGGAGCACGGCATCAGCAGCACCGCCCACCTTCCGGGCGTCGGCGGTGACCTGCAAGACCACGTCGTTGCTCCCTTGCGCTTCACGTCGCCGGGCGGCGTGTCCATACGCCGGCAGCTGAACATGGCTGGCAGGCTGAAGCTCGGCATTGAATGGCTGCTGTTCAAGCGCGGGCTGGGCGCCACCAACTTTTTCGAGGTCGGCGCCTTCTTCAAGTCCAGCGACACGATCGACTACTTCAACATGCAGCACGAGTTCCTGCCGTTCCTCGCTGATTTCCAGTCTGGCAAGGTGACGATCTCCGACGGTTTCCAGTATTTCGTCAGCCAGATGCGACCCCATAGCCGCGGTCGGATCACACTTCGATCCGCCGACGCGGCTGCAAAGCCGTCGATCCGTTTCAATTACCTTACCGATCGGCGCGACACGCTCGAAATGGTGGACGGTATCCGCAAGACGCTGGAAATGGCACACCAACCGGCTTGGGGTCGCTATCGCGGTCAGGCGGTCGACACACCGGATATCAAGGCGTCAGACGCCGAGATCGAGGCCTGGCTGCGCACCGTGGCCAACACGGAACACCACCCGACGAGCACCTGCCGCATGGGTTCCGACGACTTCGCGGTCACCGATTCCACTGGCCGGGTGCACGGATTGGAAAAGTTGCGCATTGTCGATGGTTCCATCCTCCCGCGCGTGCCGTCTGCCAACATCAACGCACCGATCATCATGGCGGCCGAAAAGATCGCCGCGACCATGACACGGCATTGA
- a CDS encoding GntR family transcriptional regulator, with product MTEMWLKKKPIRKSGATPMYVQVAEILDNEVKARNGAHFALPSEGELSREFGVSRVTVRQALKQLETRGVIYSEHGRGYFSTASRMKGVSGFHSFTTEVRKLGAEPGSTIVAYEEGQALSPAFRKHLQTAGESGPDFLFLRRVRSIDGNPVALEDAYLPAALYPSATRATFEGASLYAEMAATWGIVPTWTDALFEPTSATEEEAGHLKIEPGAPVLTVWRVTVTDTDQAVEYVKSVYKGDGFMLSVNRYRL from the coding sequence ATGACCGAGATGTGGCTGAAGAAGAAACCAATCCGCAAGAGCGGCGCTACGCCGATGTATGTGCAAGTCGCCGAAATCCTCGACAATGAGGTGAAGGCGCGCAACGGCGCACATTTCGCCCTGCCCTCCGAAGGCGAACTGTCGCGCGAGTTCGGCGTATCGCGCGTCACCGTTCGCCAGGCGCTCAAGCAACTGGAGACCCGCGGCGTCATCTACAGCGAACACGGCCGCGGTTACTTCAGTACCGCTTCGCGCATGAAGGGTGTCTCCGGCTTCCACAGCTTCACGACGGAAGTCCGCAAACTCGGCGCCGAGCCTGGCTCGACTATCGTTGCCTACGAGGAGGGCCAAGCCCTGTCACCCGCCTTCCGCAAGCATCTCCAGACGGCTGGCGAAAGCGGTCCGGATTTCCTCTTCCTGCGTCGAGTACGCAGCATCGATGGCAATCCGGTAGCACTCGAGGATGCATACCTGCCGGCAGCGCTCTACCCATCGGCGACGCGCGCGACGTTCGAAGGTGCCTCGCTCTATGCGGAAATGGCAGCGACCTGGGGCATCGTTCCGACCTGGACCGACGCACTGTTCGAGCCGACATCCGCGACGGAGGAAGAGGCCGGCCATCTGAAAATTGAACCGGGTGCGCCGGTGCTCACCGTCTGGCGTGTCACCGTAACCGACACCGACCAGGCCGTCGAATATGTGAAGTCCGTCTACAAGGGCGACGGCTTCATGCTGAGCGTCAACCGCTATCGTCTCTAG
- a CDS encoding ROK family protein: MPDQDFAIGIDIGGGSTKIGLVSAGGDIVERRRIVVGDADDADVIVDHYAEAIREIMAAQPQARPRGIGIGFPGRIHPDNLSGDLGNIPALDDFPLAERIGAQFFLPARMENDGTAAGLAEAMFGKDKDAGRLLLIAAGTGIGVALTVDGKPFITSGGGLGNAGQLIISGSEGQPCRQGCVGCLESLASGDALNSIARRYCIEVPDSAIAARARELGREADASDVIMAALDGDTAARAMLADVGRWLGRGAATWAQIFAPDVILLGGGLSAAGDLLLAPLEREARLCGLDMYLAPVRFSLASLGNDAGIIGAAAQIFLIPQA; encoded by the coding sequence GTGCCGGATCAGGATTTCGCAATCGGTATCGACATTGGCGGCGGCAGCACCAAGATCGGACTTGTCTCGGCAGGGGGTGACATCGTCGAGAGGCGTCGCATCGTCGTCGGCGACGCTGACGATGCCGATGTCATCGTCGACCACTATGCGGAAGCGATCCGGGAGATCATGGCCGCGCAGCCGCAGGCAAGACCGCGCGGGATCGGCATCGGCTTTCCGGGCCGCATCCATCCGGACAATCTCTCCGGCGATCTCGGCAATATCCCTGCCCTCGACGACTTTCCCCTGGCGGAACGCATCGGTGCACAATTTTTCCTCCCCGCCCGGATGGAAAATGACGGGACCGCGGCCGGCCTTGCGGAGGCAATGTTCGGCAAGGACAAGGATGCCGGACGTCTTCTGTTGATCGCGGCCGGAACTGGCATCGGCGTTGCCCTGACTGTCGACGGAAAACCCTTCATCACATCCGGCGGGGGTCTTGGGAACGCCGGACAGCTCATCATCTCCGGTAGCGAGGGCCAGCCCTGTCGTCAGGGATGCGTCGGATGCCTGGAATCGCTGGCATCCGGGGATGCGTTGAACAGCATCGCGCGACGCTATTGTATCGAGGTTCCCGACAGCGCGATCGCCGCAAGGGCACGTGAACTCGGGCGCGAAGCCGATGCTTCAGATGTCATCATGGCGGCGCTTGACGGCGATACCGCTGCAAGGGCGATGCTTGCCGATGTCGGCCGGTGGCTCGGCCGGGGTGCTGCAACCTGGGCGCAGATCTTCGCGCCGGATGTCATCCTGCTTGGCGGCGGCTTGAGTGCCGCCGGCGACCTCCTGCTAGCGCCGCTCGAACGTGAAGCCAGGCTTTGCGGCCTCGACATGTATCTCGCGCCAGTTCGATTCTCGCTCGCTTCGCTCGGCAACGATGCCGGCATCATAGGCGCCGCAGCCCAGATCTTTCTTATCCCCCAGGCATGA